The genomic stretch GCATGGATAGGACCAGACCTGAAGCCCGCTGGTGTTGATCCAGCCAATTTGCTGGAGCATCGTGCTGTCAAATCCAGAAGAGTTGCCACCGCTCGGCCTAATCTCGACACTTGTCGAGCGTAGATTGGCTCGGACTGATGACCGGTTCGAAGTCTTGTTGGGCGGGCGCACAAACCGCGTCTGGAAAATTCTGGGGCGGCATCGTCATGCGGTTCTGAAACTCTATCGCAATGATCTGCAAAACCCACTGTTTCGAAATGATCCAAAGCTGGAGAGCCTTTGCCTTCGCGAATTGGAACTGACGGGGATCGCGCCCAAATTGCTTGGCCACGGCCCGTTCGACGAAGGAGATTGGGTTCTTTACGATCATGCTCCGGGATCATGTTGGTCGTGCAATCCCGAACCGGTAGCACAAGTTCTGCACCGCCTTCATCAGGTGCCCCCGCCTGCGGATGTTCCGGACGGCTGCAACGGCAGTTCGGACCTGGAAGCTCACGGACTGGCGATCCTGTCTGAATGCAGGTCTGATGCCCGCAGGACTATCGGCAACAGCAAACCCGTTCGCCATTTGTCACAGCTCTCCGAATGCAGATTGATCCACGGTGATCCTGTTCCGGGGAATGTCCTGATGCACGACAAACAAGCCATACTGATTGACTGGCAGTGCCCGGCGGTTGGTGACCCCTGCGAGGATCTGGCGATGTTTTTGTCTCCTGCAATGCAAATGCTGTATCGTGGGGCGCCCCTAACAGAGGCTGAATCCCAGTTGTTCTTGGCAGCCTACCCTGACAACGAGACAGTCGGGCGCTACGCCGAACTGCGTCCTTGGTACCATTGGCGCATGGCGGCCTATTGCCTGTGGAGGCAAGAGCGCGGCGCGGCTGATTATGGATCAGCTCTGGAGCTGGAGCTGGCCGCTCTCGACACCTGTTAAGGATCAGGCGGTTCGAGCCGCCGCCTGCTCCTCTTGTTTTTGACGTACCATGGCGCGTTTACTGACCAGCGAGGCAGTGATCACCCCGACTGTCACAATTGCGATCATGATCGTGGACAAGGCATTGATTTCAGGCGAAACTCCAAGGCGCACAGCCGAGAATATCTTGATCGGCAGAGTTGTCGCCGACGGGCCAGACGTGAAAGATGCGATCACAAGATCATCCAGAGACAGCGTGAACGCCAAAAGCCAGCCTGAAATTACAGCAGGCGCAATAATTGGTAGCGTGACAAGCCGAAACGCTTCTGAGGGCGAGCATCCCAGGTCAAGCGCTGCTTCCTCTAGGGAACGGTCAAAGGTGACCAACCGTGATGACACCACTACCGAAACGTAACACATCGAAAATGTCGTATGAGCCAGCACGATTGTCAGCACCCCACGATCCAAGCCGATCCCGATGAACAACAGCAAGAGCGACAGACCTGTGATAACTTCGGGCATGACAAGCGGAGCGTAGATCATCCCTGAGAACAGAGTTCGCCCCATGAAACGACCACCCCGAACCAACACATAGGCCGCCATCGTTCCCAGAACAGTTGCCAGTGTCGACGACATCACCGCCACTTTGACGGTGACCCAAGCTGCGTTCAAGAACGCCTCGTTCTGCATGAGTTCACCATACCACTTGGTCGAGAACCCCGCCCAAACGGTCACCAGCTTGCTTTCATTGAAGCTGAAGATGATCAGGATCAGCATCGGGATATACAGGAACGCAAACCCCAGCGTCAGCGAGACGACATTGAACCAACTCAATCTGGTCATTGCTCTGCCTCCGCCTGTTTTTGCTGGTTGCGCTGGAACAACACGATCGGGATCACCAGGATCAACAGCAGGACCACTGCAACGGCACTTGCCACCGGCCAGTCGCGGTTCGAAAAGAATTCTTCCCACAGAACCTTGCCGATCATCAACGTGCCGGACCCACCCAAGAGCGAGGGAATCACGAACTCACCCAGGACCGGGATAAAGACCAGGAACGAGCCGGCGATGATCCCCGGACGCGACAGCGGAATGGTCACGAGCCAGAATGCCTGTAGTCGCGAACAGCCCAGATCCTCGGCCGCCTCAATCAGAGAACCGTCCAACCGTTCAAGCGCGGCATAGATCGGCAGGATCATGAACGGCAGATAAGTGTAGACGATGCCGATGTAGACAGCGGTGTTGGTGTTGAGCAGCGTGAGCGGCTCGGAAATTACACCCAGCCACAGCAGGATCTGATTCAGAAACCCCTCGTTGCTGAGAATACCCATCCACGCATAGACGCGGATCAGGAACGAGGTCCAGAACGGCAGG from Falsiruegeria litorea R37 encodes the following:
- a CDS encoding phosphotransferase encodes the protein MARTDDRFEVLLGGRTNRVWKILGRHRHAVLKLYRNDLQNPLFRNDPKLESLCLRELELTGIAPKLLGHGPFDEGDWVLYDHAPGSCWSCNPEPVAQVLHRLHQVPPPADVPDGCNGSSDLEAHGLAILSECRSDARRTIGNSKPVRHLSQLSECRLIHGDPVPGNVLMHDKQAILIDWQCPAVGDPCEDLAMFLSPAMQMLYRGAPLTEAESQLFLAAYPDNETVGRYAELRPWYHWRMAAYCLWRQERGAADYGSALELELAALDTC
- a CDS encoding ABC transporter permease, which translates into the protein MTRLSWFNVVSLTLGFAFLYIPMLILIIFSFNESKLVTVWAGFSTKWYGELMQNEAFLNAAWVTVKVAVMSSTLATVLGTMAAYVLVRGGRFMGRTLFSGMIYAPLVMPEVITGLSLLLLFIGIGLDRGVLTIVLAHTTFSMCYVSVVVSSRLVTFDRSLEEAALDLGCSPSEAFRLVTLPIIAPAVISGWLLAFTLSLDDLVIASFTSGPSATTLPIKIFSAVRLGVSPEINALSTIMIAIVTVGVITASLVSKRAMVRQKQEEQAAARTA
- a CDS encoding ABC transporter permease subunit — translated: MRRVFLIAVPYAWLLALFLVPFGIVLKISLSDTAIAIPPYVPTLDLAEGWAGFRAFLSELDFENFVWLTEDDLYWKAYLSSLKIALISTVFTLLVGYPMAYGMARAPSEWRPTLMMLVILPFWTSFLIRVYAWMGILSNEGFLNQILLWLGVISEPLTLLNTNTAVYIGIVYTYLPFMILPIYAALERLDGSLIEAAEDLGCSRLQAFWLVTIPLSRPGIIAGSFLVFIPVLGEFVIPSLLGGSGTLMIGKVLWEEFFSNRDWPVASAVAVVLLLILVIPIVLFQRNQQKQAEAEQ